GCAGGTACCTGGTTTTTGTTCTATTGCCCCGCAATCGGGCTGTCAGATTTGTGACGGCAGAGGCCGCATACCTATAGCCTGCGGTCTGTGTTGAGTTGGGACATTTCCGGGCCGGGATTCAGTGACCTCCTGAAGGTGTCTGCCAGCTGTCATTCTATCCTGGCTCGGAGCTGCTTCTGGCCTGGTGCAGGGTTGCTGACTGGGACTGGCTATTTTGGGGGGTGCGGCCGGGTCCTTGGGAGGGTGATGACTATAGGAGTGCGTGTTTCTCTAAGGCAGAGGACACCCCCGGAGCGTGCCCCTCACAAACATGGGCAGAGCCCTCCGGCCCGCCCCGGGACCTGCTCCTCACAAAGATGGCGTCCCGCAGATAGTTATTGGTGTCGGTGGGCTCCCTGGGCGGCGCTGATTGGTGAAGAGAGAGGGCGCGGCAGGGGCGGGGCGATATAGGGGGCGTGGCCTCGTCGGTCCGGGCCTAGGTTCGGCAGCCTGTGCCGTTACTATGTCGCGGGCACGCTGCCATCTGCGCGCCGCTCTCTTCCTGGCAGCGGTTTCTCCGCGTGGTGCAACCACTGGGGTCGCAGCGAGGCGAGGGTTGAGCGCGTGGCCCGCGCCACGGGAGCCCGGCATGGAGTATCAGGTATCCAGCTCGCCGGCGGCAGGTTGTGCGATGACACGTGAGCCGGGCCTGAGTCATTTAGCATCCGGCCTCCgccagctggggagggagggggtgcggCCAGGAGCCTAGGACTGAGGAACTCCACGGCGTGAACATCCTGGAGACTGGAGGTGGGGACATACAAGCACCAGGAAATTGGGCCTGGTCTGCGGGATCTGGGAATTCTGAGACTGAAGTGTCCCTCTTTAGAGAGTGGGAAGAGACGCCCGGTGATAGGACCAAGGGGTCCAGTGGTTGAACTGAGGTTCTGGACGCAGAACTAGCAGTTGGAGTGGAGAGGGGAAAGGGATTCAGGAGTTCAGACTTGAGAGACCCAGGAATATAGATCTGGGGTTGGAGTCTCCAGGATTTAAGAATTGCAGATCCAAGCTCTTGGAATTGGGGGGCAGGCAGGACCCAAGAGCAGTGGTGGGTGAGGCAAGAATCTGGAAAACAGAAGACTTTTCTGCCTGACTCTGTGGCAGGGGCCAGTTGACGGAGATCAGAACCTGATGCTGGCCAGGCGGGTGGCACCAGTTTGACAAGAGTGGGACCTCCAGCCAGCAATTTAAGGCCTGAGGGGAAATAAACAGCACACCCACTTTCACTCCCCAGTGCAGACTATCCTGAAGCTATATATCTATCTGCTTTCTTGGCTGGGCGACTACAGGCACACCCTTCCTCCCTCTGGACTCCTCTTCCCCATCTGGTTGCTTCAAGCAGCTCTTTTCTGGGTCAGAAGGTAGAACCCCAATCCTCAGGATTCGGCATGGAAGCCTCCAGGAATTTTTTCAGTTCTAAGACCCCAGCCTTCTGTGGTTCTGGCCCTGCCCCTGGAGGAGCCCAATATAATGGTGGACACCATTGAAGGGAATCAGGACAAAGGCCCAAGGGGTGCAGGCCTGGGAGCCTGAATCCTGTTAGTCATTCTACCTGTTTGCCTGGCACTCCCTGGGTGGGGCTAAATTGCCCCAGGCTCCCATTTTTACCAGAGCTGGAAAGATGGCACTTCTTTCTCAGTGGTGCCTAACCTCTAGGCTTGGGCAACAGGACTGGCATGGCAGGCCTGGTATCCTAGCCTGGCCACTGGTACACTGGGTGCCCCTGTCCCTGTGGACCCCTGATGAGCCTTAACCTGCTACCTGGGGACTGGTTGCCAGGATGCCGTGCGCACACTCAACACCCTGCAGACCAATGCCAACTACCTGGAGCAGGTGAAGCGACAGCGGGGTGATCCCCAGACACAACTGGAAGCCATGGAGCTGTACTTGGCACGGAGTGGGCTGCAGGTAAGGTGGGGAGGACCTGTGACCATCCCCTACTCCTGTCTGTCTGTGAGTCCTGTGGCTGAGACAGGGACCTTATCCATCTGTCCCAGGTGGAGGACTTGGACCAACTGAACATCATCCACATCACTGGGACTAAGGGGAAGGTGAGCCACAGGGCCCAGGGGTAGGGTGTCCGCTTGGCTGAGGTGGTGGGGTGGGGCCTGCCCAGACAAGACCTTTTCTCTCTAGGGTTCCACCTGTGCCTTCACTGAACGTATTCTCCGAAACTACGGCCTGAAGACGGGATTCTTTAGGTACTGAGATATAGAGGGATGTGGTGTCTCCGAGCTCTCTGAGGGGCTGTGGAACCAGCCAGCACCTCAGGGTCAGGGTCACCCCCAGGAGCTCAGAAGCATACCTCTCTGCCcagtgtttattcattcaacaaacactcagTTAGCTCTTACTATATTGCCCAAGTTTATGGCAGTCCTTAATTTTCATAAGGGAAAAATATTGGGGAGAGAGGGCAGCAACttgaatgtataaacaaaatacACTGCTGGAATAGTCAGAGATATTTTTATGAACTTAAATTccttatacaatttttaaatcacaGAAATATTTCTCACTTATGGCATCTTTGCAAAGAAAACCTGGCTAGCAAGAGGAGCTTAAACGATAAGAGTAGTTTATGATGCTTGTGTTAAGGCCTCCAGAGTGGGCAGCAGAAGGGAGCCCTTCTGCTCTGCCAGGCTTAGCTGCTGCTTTGCCCTCGAGGCAGTGCCCCTCTTAGTTGCACTCAGGCATCTAAACTCACACCAGAGGATTGGGGCTTGGGGGTAGACATGGGTCCCTCTCCCCTGAGTTGTGCATGCCTCTCGAGCCTGTCACTGGTAAAGCAGTGGGATTAACATGATGGTAATTGCTCAGGATTTAGTTTTTGGGCTTGGGGCATTCAAGACTTTTGCCTCCTTTTATTTTACCAGTTTCATCAAATGACTTCTGTAAGTCTCTGAATCCAGCTGACTTGCGGTCATTTCAGGCCCACATGTTTTCCTAAACAGTTCTTTGTTCAAAATAGAGAAATGGACCCCCTCTCATAATACAAGAGGGTCTTTGAAGATTCAAATATAAGCCAACAATTTctattctaaaatgattttcagcCTTCAACTTGGGACCATGTGGGCCAGTCCAGGGTTGCAGCTTGACCACAGCAGATAGGGCCTTGCCCTCAAGGGCTACAAGACAGACATTATGGGGGCTGATGTTTGCAGAATGACTGATCAGTGTGAGATGGGGAAAGCATGGGGGCTGTTGGGGTCTAGAGAGCATGCCTGGCCAGCCTGGTAGGGAGGggtcctttcttctcctttctggaGGTGGAACTGTCTTAGCTGAGACCTGTAAAGTGGGCAGGTGCAAAGGCCTAGACATAGAAAGAGGTAGGGGGCTGGAGGAACTAAAAATAGCCCAGAGGGGCTGGGACACAGGGACCTACCAAGGGATGTGGGGGAGGTGAAGCACAGAGGCTATTGGCATCAGCCTGCTGAGGCCTAGGAGGCTGAGATGAGGACATAGAACTCTCTGGACGGCAAGGGGAAGCTGCAGATGGGTTGTCTGTAGGGCAGTGATGTGGTCAGATTTGTTTTCCGAAACTGCAGGGAGGGTGAAGGCCTGGGGATCTTGGGAAGGGAGTCCTGATGACTCTAGATCTCTTGGCAGTTCTCCCCACCTGGTGCAGGTGCGTGAGCGGATCCGCATTAATGGGCAGCCCATAAGCCCTGAGCTCTTCACCAAGCACTTTTGGCACCTCTACAACCGGCTGGAGGAGACCAAGGTGCCCATgccagagggctgctgggagggcaGGGTAGGGGGCCTGGAGTGGGTGGATAGACCCAGAGGGCGCTGCACATCCCAGGACACAATCTCCCCCAGAGTAGAGGCCATAGGGGCCCTGGGTTCTGATGTGATCCTGTCTACAGGGCGACAGCAGCTGTGTCTCCATGCCTGGCTACTTCCGCTTCCTCACGCTCATGGCCTTCCATGTCTTCCTCCAAGAGAAGGTGTGTGTGCCCACTCCCAGAACCCTGTGTAGGAGGCCTTGGGGAGGGGAATCTCAGCCCCTGTGCCCCCTGCCATGCCCTCTGATCCTCTGCAGGTGGACCTGGCAGTGATGGAAGTGGGCATTGGTGGGGCTTACGACTGCACCAACATCATCAGGTGAGGAGACAGATGGTGGCCAGGAGCCCAGGTGGCCTGGGACAGGGGCATCATGGCTCTTTTGTCTTCCACAGGAAGCCCGTGGTATGTGGGGTCTCCTCTCTTGGTATCGACCACACTGGCCTTTTGGGGGAAACTATGGAGAAGATTGCATGGCAGAAAGGGGGCATCTTTAAGGTGACCAGgcagctctggggaggggaggtacATGAACAGCTTGAGCCTGGCCCTCGAGGCTCAGGAAAGTGGGAGAGAGGCAGGGTTATTTATATCCTGATTCAGGATCAGATCTTGGGCATCCGCGGGGTCCGGTGTCTTGTCGTGGCTCTGCATGAGACTAGAGCAAGTTGAGCCCCCTCTCTGGCCTTAGTCTCCCCATTGAGGGGTTCCCAAGGTTCCATGGAGAGAGGCTGAGTAGGCCACCCAAACCCAGGGATGTGGGGGCTAGAGATGGAAGGACCCTGGGCAGCCCCTGGCTCACTCTCCCTGTCCTTCACAGTGTGGTGTCCCCGCTTTCACCGTGCTCCAGCCTGATGGCCCCCTGGCAGTGCTGAGGGACCGCGCTCAGCAGATCTCCGTAAGTGTGATTAGAACAGCTGGGGAGGCACTTTATCTTTTcaggcctcagtttgctcatctatgCTCATCCAGCTGGAGCACATCTCATTTCCAGGAAAAAGGCTTGGTGGGTTCTGGTCCATGAGGAAAGATGGAAAGTCTGATGGCATCAGGGAGGGCCTGCTGGCCAAAGAGGTGGCAGCAACTCCCCTGACCACTGTCCCCTCTGCAGTGTCCCCTCTACCTGTGCCCCCCACTGGAAGCCCTGGAGGAAGGGGGGCCACCACTGACCCTGGGCCTGGAGGGAGAGCACCAGCAGTCCAATGCTGCCTTGGCCTTGCAGCTGGCCCGCTGCTGGCTGCAGCGAAAGGACCACCAGGGTAAGTGGGTAGGTGAGAGGGTAGGCAGGGGACACATAGAGCTTGCCTCTGACGGCCCTCACTCAGCTCTCTCTTCCCCCTACCCTCCCACCAGGTATTGGGGAACTGAAGGTGTCTAGGCCAAGCCTCCTGGGGCAGCTGCCCCTGGCACCTGTGTTCCAGCCCACGTCCCACATGCAGCACGGTGAGTTGGACCTTCCTGCCCAGCCAGACCCCTTCAGATGTTTCTTTTGGTTTCCTGTTTGAGAGGTGGGGGCAATTCAAGACCGTGCCTTAAGAGCAAAGACTTTGAAGTCAGTAAGCTTTCCTTGACTTCGAGTTCATGAACTCTCTCTGAggctgtttccccacctgccaaATGAGAATGACAGGACCCACTGTGAGGTGACATGACTAAGGGActgagcccagagcctggcaggtATGGGATAAAATGCCCAGCCAGTGGTAGCAGCTAAAACTAGCATCCTTTTCATTGTCATCGTAAGACTGTGAGGTTCTTGAGAACGGTGCTGTTGCCAGGCTTCTTGCTTCCTCCCAAAGCTTTCAGCACGTAGTATATCCTCGTGTCTGTTAAAACCCTTCAGCAGTTGGTTCCAGCgtgctcactgtgtgccaggcctgggGTCAGAGCCCTGACACAGTCTGGAGCCTGGTAGATTCCATCCCAGTCCCCAGACTCACTTGCTTTGTGATGTAATCTCTGAGTTTAGGGTACTCCACCTGTCACATGGAACTAATATATGATAGTAGTCCCCTCTCAGGGCTGCCTGGAATATTCCACCAGGTGAAACGGCCAGAGAATTGATCCCAATGACTGGTGCCCAGTAAGAGGCTCCTGGGCTGATCCACTTTCTCAGAGTGGTCAGCCTTCCAGCAGCGGGGGTGCCCTGCGCAATGTGGAGAATTTGGGGCGGGAGAGGATTTAAGAGGCCTGCCTCGCGGCTGCCGCTGAAGGGCTGCCTTGCCCCTCTCCCCCAGGGCTTCGGGACACGGAATGGCTGGGCCGGACGCAGCTGCTGCGGCGCGGGCCCCTGACTTGGTACCTGGATGGCGCGCACACCACCGGCAGCATGCAGGCCTGCGTGCGCTGGTTCCGCCAGGCGCTGCACCGGCGAGAGAGGCCGGGCAGGTGAGCTGCAGGCAGAGGCGGGTCCGGCGCGGGGTCTAGGGGAGGGGCGGGACCTCGGATTAGGGTGGGGCGGAACCCGGGGGCGGGACTCGGCCGGCAGAGAGGGGCGGAACCTTGGGAGAAGGATGGCTCCGGGCGACGCGACTAGGCTAGTAGGAAGGACCTTAGGGGAGGATGAGGCGGGACGCAGGGACGGGGTCAGGACAGGGACAGTCGGTGGAAGAGAGGAAGTTTCTGGAGGAAGGATGGGGCGGGGCCCGCGGAGGAGTCGGAGGCGCCGCCCTGACCCTCCCCTACCTACCTCACTCCTCACCCCTCTAGTAGCGGGTCTGAGGTTCGTGTCTTGCTCTTCAACTCCACTGGGGACCGGGATTCCGCCGCCCTGCTGAAGCTGCTGCAGGTGAGGGGCTGGCTGGAGGATGGGCGGCAGGCAGCCCAGCCCTAGTTGCAGCTTTGACTCCGGGGCCTTCATCCctcagcctctgtttcctcaactgtaGAACAGGACTGatttctcccctcccctgaaTTGTACTGAGGATTAAATGTAAAAGCATTGGGCACAGGGAAGTCAAGGCACAGGTCATTGGCCTCATTTTCCTCCATGGTCACACTCAAGCCCAGGGTTACAGAGAAGACCAGGTAGTGGTATAAGGTGCAGGCTCTGGACGTGCTTATCAGGGTCCTTCAGCCATTAGcatgtgaccctggacaagaGATGGcatttttctgagcctcagtttgcccctCTATAAAACAAGGGTGCTACTAGGATACCTGCTTCTTAAGTTTGGTTTAAGGAGTAACTGGGCTATAAGCATACAGGGgcccttctctgcccagggaaactgaggctgtccTAGGATGTCAGGGCTAAAGTAGTTCTTATGGACCatttccccatttcacagaccagGATGCTGAGGCTGTTCTTCATATCCAAGACCTCTCATTTGTATTCAGTAGCTGGATCACCTTAAGCAAAAGCCCTTCTACACCGACCCCCAgcctctttttcttcatctgtccTGGGCTGTGTCCCCAGGCCACAGGCCAGGCAGGGTATGTCGAAGTAGATGATTAGTGGGCAGGGCACTGAAGTGCCATGGCTGGGTTTATAGGGGGCATCTCCAGAGATGGGGACATGTATATGGACTCAGGGCTGCTGTTTGGAAGTCAGGATGCAGGGCATTCTCTCAGAGCTGTGACACCGAGCTTCTCCCCTTGGCCTTCTAGCCCTGCCAGTTTGACTATGCCGTTTTCTGCCCTAACCTGACAGAGATGTCATCCGTGGACAACGCAGGTGAGCGGTGACAGGCATGATCCCTGGGGTGGACGGGGGGCAGAGGGTCCTGAGGTGGACTGCTTTGTTGGTGACAGTGGGGACTCTTGAACTGGAGGTCTTGGTAGGAGCTAGatttgttttactgtgtaaataaATACTCCTTTGTACATTTTGAATTTTGCATGTGACTATAATACTAAAAAGATTATTGGGGAAACCATTTTCCAAAATGCAGATTACAACCCAGTGATGGTTCTTGAGATCAGTTTAGTGGATCTCAATCagcatttctaattttaaataaaatggaatagaaaagagaGTATCAGAGTGTCTTGCACAAAGTAAGGGTGGTActattttatgacaatcctgttccagatgtatgtgtatacatatgtgagTACAGGGTTGCcattgtaaaatgtattttttgtgtGGGCCATGTTAAaagttttttttgaaataatctaAAAAATGGAGATCTGCAGGTCCCAGACTGTCTGAGGATAGTCCAGGAATCAGCATTTGTAGAAATATTTGTGCTACCTGGTGATGGACCctgtccattttatagatgaaggcaTTGAGGCTAGAGTGATAAGATGTGCTCAGTGGGCAGAAGCCCCAGCTTTGAAGCTGAACTTCCTGGCCCTGTTTCTCACCCATTTCGTGACAGTGGGCAAGCCAcaaactttctgagcctcagtttcctcaaggcACCCACTGTGAGGACCAATGTTGCATAAAGAGGCTGGCATTAAGCAAGTGCCCACAGCATGCCTCCCCTGCCCGCCCCCCATCCACCTTGCTGATGTGCCCATCCCTGGACCCCACAGACCAGCAGAACTTCACAGTGACACTGGACCAGGTGCTGCTCCGCTGCCTCACACATCAGCAGCACTGGAGCCACCTGCGTGAGGAGCAGGCCAGCCCAGACCTCTGGAGCACCCCTTCCCCGGAACCTGGTGGGCCCACATCCCTGCTGGTggtgccccacccaccccacagcACCAGCTCCCTCGTCTTCAGCTGCATCTCCCACGCCTTACAGTGGATCAGTCAAGGCCGGGACCCTGTCTTTCAGCTACCCAGTCCCCCAAGGGGCCTCCTCGCTCACCCTGTGGCCAGCAGTGGGGCCATCATCCTCCAAGAGGCTGCTGCCATCCACGTGCTGGTCACAGGCAGCCTGCACCTGGTAGGCGGTGTCCTGAAGCTGCTGGAGCCCTCCCTGTCCCAGTAGCCAAGGCAGTGGGGTTGGAGGTGGGGTCCTCCCACACCTGCCCTGCGTCTCTTCATGAGCCCCTAAAATACGTGCCTTTTCTGCCTTACCGAGTCGATCTAGACTGGTCCAGGGActtgggctctgggcagcaaAATAGAGGTCTAGGGGCAGGAAGCTGAGATCAGACATCCTCTGTCTCCAAGCCTAGGGTGCCCTTAGCCTCTCCTTCCTAGTTATTCCGCTGACATCCAGACCATCTCCCATTCCACCCTGCCTGCTTCCTGCCTCAGTCCCAGCTGACTGTGTGAGCTGCCTTCCAGGCCTGGGGTCCTGGCTGCTGGTTGATCGATTTCCTCCTCCTGATGTCCTTCTGGGAAAGGAAAGGATCCCTGCCTGGGGTGCCCTAGGGGCAGAGAGTGGCTGGACTGAATTAAAGCCTTTaacgttttttaaaaaagcactggCTTAATGTTTGAGCGACTCTTGACCTCCGGCTCCCTCAGCAGACAATAGGGGAATGGGGACTATAGCTGGTACAGGAACCTGGATTATGCAGGAGCCTGGGCTGTGTGGCCTGGGACAAGTGGCCCACCCTCTCTGAGTCTCTGGTAGCCTGTCTGAAATGAGAAGACCGGACTGATGTCCGTTGCCCACACGCGAGGCACTGCTTTGCAGACCTTCTCACAGAGACCTTATGATCAAGAATTCTCatacccattttccagatgaaggaaCTGTGGCTGGCTTAAAGAAGCCATGGGacctgcccacagtcacacagccaaTAAGTGGCAGGTCCATTTGAACCCAGAACTgtcaccacccccaccctagTTTAGgtgccctctccccttctcccagttCAGCACTGGTTTCATCGTCTGATTTATTGATGGTGAGTATACAGGGGTGGGCCCAGGACAGGCAGCCTGGCTACCTGGGGTTAGGGGAGGGGGGTATCTGTGTGGCAGTTGCAGGGAAGAGCTAGGCTCTCCCACTCCCAGGCTGGGCGCCCCTGGGCTTCTGTTTCCTCCGTCAGAGTTGTGCTAGTCCAGATGTGGAGGCTGCTGGGAGCAGGTCCAGGTGGCTCTGGGCTGGCCCTCTTCTGTTCCCATGGAGGAGGCGCTGTTGGCTTGGGTGGGCTGGGCTGAGTCTGGTTTTGGAGTTCTCAACTCCTGCCCAGCCCAGTTCACTGAGGGCTGGATCCAGGTTAAAATTACAGGGACTTGGGTTTCTACAACAAGGTGGACATATAGGGCAATGGTCTGTCTCTCCGTGGTCCTGGGCAGCCGTACCCCAGGCCCACTGGGTTTGAAGTTtctgtgggatggggtggggggaccccCAGATGTTCCAAGCTGGTGCCCTCGCTGGCAGCAGACCtctgagagggaggcaggaggggtggATGCAGAGGGCATGGTCCATCCTTGGTCGAGTGGAGGGGTTGGGATCCCTGGGTAAGTTCATGGTCAGTGGTTCCCAGCTGTTGGCTGCTCAGTCTCTCCTGCTGGGCGAGGGCTGGCTGGGTGGCCCccagggctccaggctgggcTCTACGCCATGCTGCTGGTGGAGCAGGGGGTGCTCTGGGTGCTCCCGATGCTGTGGTTGGTGCTACTGCTCTCCGAGGAGGCCGGGGCAGCCACCGCCACCACGGGCTCCCGCTTGCTGGGGtgacctgggggcaggggcggagGTCAGGGCCCCGGCCagggctccccaccccaccagagGCTTTGCCGGGCTCccccaggtggtggtggaggggtcCTGAGTACTCATTGTGGGGGCCTGGGATACTCACGCGTGTGCAAGTAGATGTACCAGAGCGCAGCAGTGAGCAGGGCCCCGATGAGGAAGGCGCCAAAGGTGATGCCCAGAACGGCGGGCAGGACGAGGCCTTTGTCTGTGTAACCAAGGGGAGGATGACTGTGGTCAGCACTGATGCCTCCCCCACTCCACCCCGTTGTGCTGCCCAGGAGCCCAGGTTTGGTGCCAGTCTCAGCTCAGCCCCTGACCctgacttctctgaacctcagtttcctaatctagcTACTGGGTTCATCACACCCATGCCTCACACTGAGCCATGGCTGTTAAGGCCGTCCACCCAGAGGGCCCAGCCAGGCCTTTTGGGCCATGCCTCTGCATCCCAAGGCTGGTGGAGATGCATTTTTAGGGAGGATGGGATGGTATCATCTGAGCAAAGAGGGAGTGGGGCCTGAGTCCAGAGCCTGCCTCAccctgctgtgtggccttaggtCAATCCCTGCTCCTCTCTGTGCCTTATACCATGGTAGGGATGAGCCAGAACACCTCTGAGGGCTCTTCAGCTCTGCTTTTGGGTTTTCTCAAGCTTCATTCTTTCCGCACTCTTGATTCCTGTGTGACTATGGTCCAGGCAGCCTCCCCTTGGGCCTCTTGAGTTCCCATCCATACAGTGGGGCCATCAGCCCTGCCCTCTTGGTTGTAGGCTGGCAGTAGAGGCTCCATCCTGGCCCAAGTGGGATGGCGAAGAGGCAGGTGCCTCTCTCACCTCTGCCTTCAGTGTCAGGGACTCTTCTGCCCAGGGGGGCCTGGGTCTAGGGGGAGCTAATAAAGGCTAGAGGGAGatgggctgagggctgaggggcACCTTCCACACTGGGGGCCTTAAGGAAGGTGAGGCCAGCACTGCCCGACATCCAGTCCCGTCCAGTCCTGATTCCAGGAGGCCCCATTCCCCCCAGCATGGTTGGCCAGCAACCATGGGGATCAAGAAAAGCCGAAGGCCTGGAATCCAGTCCCACGGGATGGTGATGAGCAGAGACTCTCCATCTAGAAGATGCAGCTGTGGATCCTGCTCTCTGGGGTCCCCCCTGCTGTGTGCCTCAGTCTCATCCCACTGAACTATCCATCGTGCCCCACTCTGACCTCAGCCACTGAAACCCTAGAGGGACTTAGAGAGAACTCACCATGCAGGCCAGGGCTGACGATGTTCAGGCGCATGGAGACAGTCCTGTGGACTTCCTGGGGGAAAAAGAGACTGTGGTGTGTGGCACAGCCTTCGAGAGGCAGCTTCCAGGCTTACTCTGTGGCTCTGTGACCCTCTACTGACACAGCCCACCCTGGGGCCTTGACTTTGAATCCCATCTCCACCACCTTCTGGCTGAGAGCCTTTGAGCCTGCTGGGAGATCTATGCTATGGGAAGATGTTGGCCGGACAATTCTTGGCTGCTACTGAAATGTTTCCTGTGAGTTCCTGGGAGGCCCCCAACTCCCATGAGGATTGTGGGGGCACTGCATCCATCACCCTTGTGAACGCCTGGGTGAGAGGAGCCAGGTCGGCCCAGAGGCCCAGGCTCACTGTGGCTGGGGGAGAGGCCCACTCAGGAGCAGCCCCAGAGGCTTCTCCAACTTCATACAACTAGAGAGGCTTTGAATCCTGGGGACCCTTCTGTGTGCAAGGGCCTGGGGATGACTGTGAGTGTGTCCAGGGCTGAGGGTCTGAGAACAGGTATCCACCAGATGGTGAGGCGTTGTGACCAGGAAATgcagaaaaatcagaattttgtgTCCTTTGTACTAACCCTCTTCCTTGAGGGCTCCTGTTTATTGAGATACATTGGCGATCATACTACatggatagatgggtgggtggatTCCTGGGTTGGTGGGTTGATGGATGACTGGGTGGAATGGTagaaggctggctggctggctggctgggtgaTGGGGCTGGTGGAAGGACTGGATGACTGGATGGGATGGTGAGAAGTATCAATTGATAAATGGATGACTGGGTGGGATAGTGGAAAGATGGATAGATGCCTGGGTGTGATGGTGGATGGAGAGATAATTGTTGCAGCTGCATATCCTACCAATGTCCAAGATATAGCACAGCCATCAGAAGGCTGTAGGGTAGCAGGAAGAGTGCCCCTGGTACCCAGAAGCCACATACCTGCCTGCAGCTATGTCCCTGGCCCACGGGTCCCACATCCTCGTGGGCTATCTCATCCCTTCCTGGAAACTCCAGACCCGAAGCCACCCTTGAAACTGGGCCTGGCCCAGTTCCCACTCACCAGGGACCAAGTCCTGGGACGTAGGGCTACAGTGCAGCTAAGGATGCCAGTCGTGGGCATGGGCACCATGTGGCCACGGAGGAGGAAGCTGAAGCGCATGTCACCACCAGGGCTCGGGGACATCAGGCTCACACAGCTGCTCTTGGCTGCCTGGCTCTGGATGAGTTCCACGATTTCCATGTCAGGCCCCAAATTCAGTTGGCAGCTGTCCAGCTGGATCGTGAGCTCAGGGATTGATGGGGACACGCTCACCTGTATGGGTAGTTAAGGGGGATGAGATATGGTCAGTTACTCTTAACTCTCCACCCTCCCTGTTCTCATGAAATAAGCTAGTTTCATTCTCAAGTTCTTGCCCCAGAACCTTGACAGTGCTAGGACAGTCATCCCGTCTGCTTGGGGCAATTGAGGAGGAAAAGGTGATATTCCAACCAGTGTCTGAGCTCTGCCTttgctctctctccccacccaccaTGCACCATGCTggttccctccttcctctgggaAGTTAAATGCTCATCATCTCTCTGCCAGTGGTAGAA
This portion of the Vicugna pacos chromosome 4, VicPac4, whole genome shotgun sequence genome encodes:
- the FPGS gene encoding folylpolyglutamate synthase, mitochondrial isoform X5 yields the protein MELYLARSGLQVEDLDQLNIIHITGTKGKGSTCAFTERILRNYGLKTGFFSSPHLVQVRERIRINGQPISPELFTKHFWHLYNRLEETKGDSSCVSMPGYFRFLTLMAFHVFLQEKVDLAVMEVGIGGAYDCTNIIRKPVVCGVSSLGIDHTGLLGETMEKIAWQKGGIFKCGVPAFTVLQPDGPLAVLRDRAQQISCPLYLCPPLEALEEGGPPLTLGLEGEHQQSNAALALQLARCWLQRKDHQGIGELKVSRPSLLGQLPLAPVFQPTSHMQHGLRDTEWLGRTQLLRRGPLTWYLDGAHTTGSMQACVRWFRQALHRRERPGSSGSEVRVLLFNSTGDRDSAALLKLLQPCQFDYAVFCPNLTEMSSVDNADQQNFTVTLDQVLLRCLTHQQHWSHLREEQASPDLWSTPSPEPGGPTSLLVVPHPPHSTSSLVFSCISHALQWISQGRDPVFQLPSPPRGLLAHPVASSGAIILQEAAAIHVLVTGSLHLVGGVLKLLEPSLSQ